The Oxobacter pfennigii genome has a segment encoding these proteins:
- the frr gene encoding ribosome recycling factor — translation MVKEVYKSSEEKMNKTITVLKKELASLKAGRANPSILDKIVVPYYGTPTPISQIASIAVPEPRLLTVQPWDSSILKEIEKEILKSDLGLNPTNDGKLIRLLIPELTEETRKNLVKVIKKHGEEAKVAVRSIRREANEKIKALKKESTITEDQEKKGEEDIQKLTDNIIKEIDRIVETKEKEIMEV, via the coding sequence ATGGTAAAGGAAGTTTACAAATCATCCGAAGAAAAGATGAATAAAACCATAACTGTGTTAAAAAAGGAATTAGCATCATTGAAGGCCGGCAGGGCTAACCCTTCTATACTTGATAAAATTGTCGTACCATATTATGGTACACCAACACCCATAAGCCAGATAGCAAGCATAGCTGTTCCTGAGCCCAGGTTATTAACGGTACAGCCCTGGGATTCAAGCATACTTAAAGAGATAGAAAAAGAAATACTAAAATCCGATTTAGGCTTAAACCCTACTAATGACGGGAAGTTAATCCGGCTATTGATTCCCGAATTGACGGAAGAAACCAGAAAGAACCTGGTAAAGGTTATTAAAAAGCATGGTGAAGAGGCAAAGGTTGCTGTAAGGTCCATAAGAAGAGAAGCTAACGAAAAAATAAAGGCCTTGAAAAAAGAAAGCACTATAACCGAAGACCAGGAGAAAAAGGGCGAAGAAGATATTCAGAAATTAACTGATAATATCATCAAGGAAATCGACAGGATTGTCGAAACCAAAGAAAAGGAAATAATGGAGGTATAA
- the dxr gene encoding 1-deoxy-D-xylulose-5-phosphate reductoisomerase, protein MKNISVLGSTGSIGVQTLDVVRKNKDKFNIVGLSANSNADLLYEQIVEFRPQKAAIFDDACVNKLRERLNNINLKTEITSGMEGLIEVATIDDAHMVLVAVVGMVGLQPTVKAIEKSKDIALANKETLVAGGRVVMEALKNSRSKLIPVDSEHSAIFQCLQLSSNPKDVEKIILTASGGPFRGKKTEDLVDISPEKALKHPNWSMGRKISIDSATLMNKGLEVIEAHWLFDRNFDKIDVVVHPQSIIHSMVEYIDGSIIAQLGAADMRNPILYALSYPERLPGVSHKLNLVEAGKLTFEEPDYETFKCLKLSYDAGKIGGTMPVVLNAANEAAVDLFSKGKIKFLDIQDIVEQSMLKHNTNEKPSIEEIIEIDKNTKSFIYKNYLK, encoded by the coding sequence ATGAAGAATATATCAGTTTTGGGTTCGACAGGTTCAATTGGTGTTCAAACCCTTGATGTGGTAAGAAAAAACAAAGATAAGTTTAATATAGTAGGTTTGTCGGCAAACAGCAATGCAGACCTTCTCTATGAACAGATTGTGGAGTTTAGACCACAAAAAGCGGCGATTTTTGATGATGCATGTGTAAATAAATTAAGGGAAAGATTAAATAATATCAACTTGAAAACAGAAATAACCTCCGGCATGGAAGGTTTGATTGAAGTTGCAACCATAGATGATGCGCACATGGTTTTGGTAGCGGTTGTGGGAATGGTGGGTTTGCAGCCTACGGTAAAAGCCATAGAAAAAAGCAAGGATATTGCCCTTGCAAACAAAGAAACCCTGGTTGCCGGCGGTCGTGTTGTTATGGAAGCATTAAAAAACTCACGTTCAAAGCTTATTCCGGTAGACAGCGAACATTCGGCAATATTTCAGTGCCTCCAATTAAGCAGCAATCCAAAAGATGTGGAAAAGATAATACTTACAGCTTCGGGAGGACCTTTCAGAGGTAAAAAAACAGAAGATTTAGTTGATATATCCCCGGAAAAGGCCTTAAAGCATCCAAACTGGAGCATGGGCAGAAAAATAAGCATAGATTCGGCTACACTTATGAATAAAGGCTTAGAAGTAATTGAAGCCCACTGGCTTTTTGACAGAAACTTTGACAAAATAGATGTAGTGGTTCATCCACAGAGCATAATTCACTCAATGGTGGAATACATCGATGGGTCAATAATTGCCCAGTTGGGAGCAGCGGATATGAGAAATCCCATATTATATGCGCTGTCCTATCCTGAAAGATTACCAGGAGTATCCCATAAGCTCAATTTAGTTGAGGCAGGCAAACTCACCTTCGAAGAGCCGGATTATGAAACCTTTAAATGCCTTAAGCTCTCATATGATGCGGGAAAGATAGGCGGCACCATGCCGGTTGTTTTGAATGCGGCTAATGAAGCCGCTGTTGATTTGTTTTCGAAAGGGAAAATAAAGTTCTTAGATATACAGGATATTGTAGAGCAGTCAATGTTAAAGCATAATACAAATGAAAAACCTTCAATTGAAGAGATAATTGAAATTGACAAAAATACCAAGAGTTTTATATATAAAAATTACTTGAAATAA
- a CDS encoding isoprenyl transferase has translation MFSFFKKPKKAEEDLLNKIDKSRLPQHIAIIMDGNGRWARHRNLPRAMGHKAGVEAIRDIVRASSELGIKVLTLYAFSTENWKRPADEVNALMNLLVEYLRKEVQELHEKKVKIMAIGDITKLPLMCQQELKNAFNITKNNDGLVLNLALNYGSRNEIISAVRKISADVKKGSFDPEKIDESLISRYLSTKNLPDPDLIIRPSGELRLSNFLLWQCAYSELWFSDVNWPDFKRNHLYKAIYDFQIRDRRFGGIKQ, from the coding sequence ATGTTTTCCTTCTTTAAGAAACCAAAAAAAGCAGAAGAGGATTTGCTTAATAAAATAGATAAATCAAGGCTGCCTCAGCATATAGCTATAATAATGGATGGTAACGGCCGGTGGGCAAGGCATCGAAATTTACCGAGAGCCATGGGCCATAAAGCAGGCGTAGAAGCCATAAGAGATATTGTAAGAGCTTCATCGGAACTGGGTATTAAAGTGCTCACACTGTACGCTTTTTCAACAGAGAACTGGAAGCGGCCTGCTGATGAAGTAAATGCCCTTATGAATCTTCTGGTGGAATATTTAAGAAAAGAAGTACAGGAGCTTCATGAAAAGAAAGTGAAAATAATGGCTATAGGTGATATAACCAAGCTTCCTCTAATGTGCCAGCAGGAGCTTAAAAATGCCTTCAATATAACTAAAAACAATGACGGCCTTGTATTAAATCTAGCCCTTAACTACGGAAGCAGAAATGAAATAATAAGTGCTGTAAGAAAAATTAGTGCAGATGTTAAAAAGGGAAGTTTTGACCCTGAAAAGATAGACGAGTCTTTGATATCCAGATATCTTTCAACAAAAAATCTTCCCGACCCGGATCTTATAATAAGGCCCAGTGGAGAATTAAGACTGAGCAATTTTTTGTTATGGCAGTGTGCATATTCGGAATTATGGTTTTCAGATGTAAATTGGCCGGATTTTAAAAGAAATCACCTTTATAAAGCAATATACGATTTTCAGATCAGGGATCGAAGATTTGGTGGAATTAAGCAATAG
- the hslU gene encoding ATP-dependent protease ATPase subunit HslU, producing the protein MEELTPKRIVEELDKYIIGQDDAKRSVAIALRNRYRRSKLPRELQEEILPKNILMVGPTGVGKTEIAKRIAKLVNAPFIKVEATKFTEIGYVGRDVESMIRDLVEESIRMVKTEKINEVKDKAVYLAEECILDILMPKKQKSSAYNNPFDFIFNTRDDAEEQQSDEYEDDSYELMNKRAEILKKLKNREMEDFYIDIEVEEKNYSTIEMIGLGNEEMNVNVQDMFGGIFPKKKKTRKVTIEAARRIFEQEEAQKLIDMDEVADEALKRAGENGIIFIDEIDKIAGKNYSSGPDVSREGVQRDILPIVEGSTVITKYGPIKTDHILFIAAGAFHISKITDLIPELQGRFPVKVELKNLTKDDFKKILIQPKNAIIKQYCMLMETENVRLIFDDTSIEELAATAFLINEQTENIGARRLYTILEKLLEDISFNASEYDDKTFTIDGYYVKNALSGIIRNKDLSKFII; encoded by the coding sequence TTGGAAGAGTTGACTCCTAAAAGAATTGTTGAAGAGCTTGACAAATATATCATTGGTCAGGATGATGCTAAAAGAAGCGTAGCTATAGCATTAAGAAACAGATACAGAAGGAGTAAACTGCCCAGAGAACTTCAAGAAGAAATTTTACCTAAAAATATTTTGATGGTTGGTCCTACCGGCGTTGGAAAAACCGAAATTGCAAAAAGGATTGCAAAATTGGTCAACGCTCCTTTTATAAAAGTAGAAGCTACCAAATTCACCGAGATTGGATATGTTGGCAGAGATGTTGAATCCATGATAAGAGATTTGGTGGAAGAATCCATCAGAATGGTAAAAACCGAAAAAATCAATGAAGTTAAAGATAAAGCAGTATATTTGGCAGAAGAATGCATTTTAGATATATTAATGCCTAAAAAGCAGAAATCTTCAGCCTATAATAACCCTTTTGACTTTATATTCAACACCCGGGATGATGCTGAAGAACAGCAGTCCGACGAATATGAGGATGATTCATATGAACTCATGAATAAAAGGGCTGAGATTTTAAAAAAACTTAAGAATCGTGAAATGGAAGATTTCTATATTGATATAGAAGTAGAGGAAAAAAATTATTCTACCATAGAAATGATTGGGCTGGGCAATGAAGAAATGAATGTGAACGTACAGGATATGTTCGGCGGGATATTCCCTAAAAAGAAGAAGACAAGAAAAGTCACCATAGAAGCAGCCAGAAGGATATTCGAGCAGGAAGAAGCCCAAAAACTCATTGATATGGACGAAGTTGCCGATGAAGCTCTTAAAAGAGCAGGGGAAAACGGAATAATTTTTATTGATGAAATTGACAAAATAGCCGGAAAAAATTACAGTTCCGGACCCGACGTATCCCGCGAGGGCGTTCAAAGGGATATTCTTCCCATAGTTGAAGGCAGCACAGTCATAACAAAATACGGACCTATAAAGACAGATCACATTCTTTTTATCGCCGCCGGGGCTTTCCATATATCTAAAATAACAGATTTGATACCCGAACTTCAGGGAAGATTTCCAGTGAAAGTAGAACTTAAGAACCTTACAAAGGATGATTTTAAAAAGATACTGATCCAGCCTAAAAACGCAATAATAAAACAATACTGCATGTTAATGGAAACAGAAAATGTCCGTCTGATTTTTGATGACACTTCCATTGAAGAATTAGCTGCAACAGCATTTCTTATTAATGAACAGACAGAAAACATTGGTGCAAGAAGGCTTTATACAATATTGGAAAAGCTTCTTGAGGACATATCCTTTAATGCATCGGAATACGATGATAAGACATTTACCATTGACGGTTACTATGTAAAAAATGCACTTTCAGGCATTATACGAAATAAAGATTTATCAAAATTTATTATTTAA
- the pyrH gene encoding UMP kinase: protein MQSKYKRIMLKLSGEALAGEKGAGIDFVTVNTIAEQIKKVVELGVGVCVVVGGGNIWRGREGEGMDRTTADYMGMLATVINALALQDSLENIGVDTRVQTAIEMREVAEPFIRRRAMRHLEKERVVIFAAGTGNPYFSTDTTAALRAAEIEADVILLAKKVDGVYDSDPKKNPNAKKFQKLNYIEILDNGLGVMDSTATSLCMDNKIPIIVFGLDKPDNIIKVLCGEAIGTFVGNI from the coding sequence ATGCAATCCAAATATAAAAGGATAATGCTTAAACTCAGCGGCGAAGCACTTGCGGGGGAAAAGGGAGCAGGTATAGATTTTGTTACGGTAAATACAATCGCAGAGCAGATAAAAAAAGTTGTTGAATTAGGTGTAGGCGTCTGTGTGGTAGTAGGCGGCGGTAATATATGGAGAGGCAGAGAAGGTGAAGGTATGGACAGGACTACTGCCGATTACATGGGTATGCTGGCTACCGTAATAAATGCTCTGGCACTGCAGGATTCATTGGAAAATATAGGTGTAGATACAAGAGTTCAGACAGCCATTGAAATGAGAGAGGTAGCTGAACCCTTCATAAGAAGGCGGGCAATGAGGCATTTGGAAAAAGAACGGGTAGTGATTTTTGCTGCCGGTACAGGCAATCCGTATTTTTCAACGGATACTACTGCTGCATTAAGAGCTGCGGAAATTGAAGCGGATGTTATACTTCTTGCTAAAAAAGTTGATGGTGTCTATGACAGCGACCCCAAGAAAAATCCCAATGCAAAAAAATTTCAAAAATTGAATTACATCGAGATTTTAGACAATGGTTTGGGAGTAATGGATTCCACTGCAACTTCATTGTGTATGGACAATAAAATTCCAATAATTGTATTTGGACTTGATAAACCGGACAACATTATAAAAGTACTTTGCGGAGAAGCTATTGGTACTTTTGTAGGCAATATATAA
- a CDS encoding glycosyltransferase family 2 protein: MKITAIIPAYNEVKHIADVLLVLKKVNIIDEIIVVSDGSCDGTAEKARSFGVNVIELKNNLGKGGAMKEGLKNCGASIVLFLDADLIGLTEKHIYNLLSPVINDFADMTIGIFANGRLATDLAQKIAPHLSGQRAVKKSVIDNIENMYITRYGIEAALTKYAEINNLRVDMVPLPDMTHHMKEEKLGLAKGFAARLKMYWDILRCMGIHIKRKRAGGKR, from the coding sequence ATGAAAATAACTGCCATTATTCCCGCCTATAATGAGGTAAAACACATTGCAGATGTCCTTTTGGTATTAAAAAAAGTAAATATTATAGATGAAATTATAGTGGTAAGCGACGGCTCTTGTGACGGTACCGCGGAAAAGGCCAGATCTTTCGGCGTTAATGTAATAGAATTAAAGAACAACTTAGGAAAGGGCGGCGCCATGAAGGAGGGCTTGAAAAACTGTGGTGCAAGTATTGTACTTTTTCTCGATGCGGATTTGATAGGGTTGACAGAAAAACATATTTACAATTTACTGTCTCCTGTCATTAACGATTTTGCTGATATGACCATCGGTATTTTCGCTAACGGAAGATTGGCAACGGATTTGGCACAAAAAATTGCTCCTCATCTTTCAGGTCAAAGAGCAGTCAAAAAATCCGTTATCGATAACATTGAAAATATGTACATAACAAGGTACGGAATAGAAGCAGCCCTTACAAAATATGCAGAGATAAATAATTTAAGGGTAGATATGGTTCCACTGCCTGACATGACTCATCATATGAAAGAAGAAAAGCTTGGATTGGCAAAAGGTTTTGCTGCCAGGCTTAAGATGTACTGGGATATATTAAGGTGTATGGGAATACATATCAAAAGAAAAAGAGCCGGAGGTAAAAGATGA
- the codY gene encoding GTP-sensing pleiotropic transcriptional regulator CodY: MTTLLEKTRMLNRVLQKSGAEPVSFDEICNLLSKVLICNVYLVGKQGDVLGYNFSEGFECEIVQEKVIKEMKFPESYNDTLLDIEETMANVVAHDVCVLADGFKCTKKNKHSTVVPINGNRERLGTMVIARYNKEFEEDDLVLAEYASTIVGMEIIKSKNDDMIEQERKKAIVQLAIGTLSYSELEAVEHIFEELEGKEGLLVASKIADKVGITRSVIVNALRKFESAGVIESRSLGMKGTHIKILNEKLVEELKKIK, translated from the coding sequence ATGACAACACTTCTTGAAAAAACAAGAATGTTAAACAGGGTATTGCAAAAATCAGGTGCGGAACCGGTTTCCTTTGATGAAATCTGCAATCTATTAAGCAAAGTTTTAATATGCAATGTTTATCTTGTAGGCAAACAAGGGGATGTGCTGGGCTATAATTTCTCCGAAGGCTTTGAATGTGAAATAGTTCAGGAGAAGGTTATAAAAGAAATGAAATTTCCTGAATCATATAATGATACACTATTGGATATAGAAGAAACCATGGCAAATGTGGTGGCACATGATGTCTGTGTTTTAGCCGACGGTTTTAAATGTACCAAGAAAAACAAGCATTCAACTGTGGTCCCCATAAACGGCAACAGGGAAAGATTGGGCACCATGGTTATAGCAAGGTACAACAAGGAATTCGAAGAGGATGACTTAGTATTGGCAGAATATGCATCAACCATTGTCGGTATGGAAATTATCAAATCCAAAAATGATGATATGATTGAACAGGAAAGAAAAAAGGCAATTGTTCAGTTGGCCATAGGAACCTTATCCTATTCGGAATTGGAAGCCGTCGAGCATATATTTGAAGAGTTAGAGGGAAAAGAAGGGCTGCTGGTTGCAAGCAAAATAGCGGATAAGGTTGGGATAACAAGGTCTGTTATAGTAAATGCACTAAGAAAGTTTGAAAGTGCCGGCGTAATAGAATCAAGGTCTCTTGGCATGAAAGGAACCCATATTAAAATATTAAACGAAAAATTAGTTGAAGAACTCAAAAAGATTAAGTAA
- the rpsB gene encoding 30S ribosomal protein S2, with the protein MSVISMKQLLEAGVHFGHQTRRWNPKMAEYIFTERNGIYIIDLQKTVKKIEEAYDFIKSVTEEGKDILFVGTKKQAQESIHDEALRSSMYYVNSRWLGGMLTNFKTIKTRIERLNTLDAMEQQGTFDVLPKKEVIKLRAEKEKLEKNLNGIKNMKKTPGALFIVDPRKEKNAILEAKILGIPVVAIVDTNCDPEEVDYVIPGNDDAIRAVKLITAKIADAIIEGRQGEQLAE; encoded by the coding sequence ATGAGCGTTATATCAATGAAACAATTATTAGAAGCAGGTGTACATTTTGGACACCAGACAAGACGCTGGAACCCTAAAATGGCTGAGTACATCTTCACTGAAAGGAACGGCATTTATATCATAGACCTACAGAAAACTGTAAAGAAGATTGAAGAGGCTTATGATTTTATCAAATCCGTTACTGAAGAAGGAAAGGATATTCTCTTTGTAGGTACAAAGAAGCAGGCCCAGGAGTCAATCCATGACGAAGCATTAAGGTCCAGTATGTACTATGTTAACAGCAGATGGCTGGGCGGTATGCTTACAAACTTCAAAACCATAAAGACAAGGATTGAGCGCCTTAATACTCTTGATGCCATGGAGCAGCAAGGTACATTTGATGTACTCCCTAAAAAGGAAGTTATCAAGTTAAGAGCCGAAAAAGAAAAGCTCGAAAAGAATCTTAACGGAATTAAAAATATGAAAAAGACTCCGGGGGCATTATTTATAGTTGACCCTAGAAAAGAAAAAAATGCCATACTGGAAGCAAAGATTCTGGGTATACCTGTTGTAGCTATTGTTGATACAAACTGTGACCCGGAAGAAGTTGATTACGTAATTCCCGGAAATGACGACGCAATCAGAGCGGTAAAATTAATAACTGCTAAAATTGCAGATGCTATTATAGAGGGAAGACAAGGCGAGCAGCTGGCAGAATAA
- the tsf gene encoding translation elongation factor Ts encodes MITAEVVKELRERTGAGMMDCKRALSSADGDMEKAIEILREKGLAAAAKKSGRVASEGLVETYISEDGKYGAVVEVNCETDFVGKNQDFIDFVKNVAKQAALSKAKDVEELLSEKYIAGEGTVKDILTELIAKIGENMNLRRFERFVKEDKGIIKDYIHGGGRIGVMLQLSSDSEANLDELAKDIAMQIAAANPQYISKDEVTEDVVEKEREIYKVQAMNEGKPENIAEKMVIGRLQKFFKEVCLIEQLWIRDQDYTIGKLVEEKSKQSSSKITIKKFARFEKGEGIEKKSEDFAAEVQAQINRS; translated from the coding sequence ATGATCACTGCTGAAGTGGTAAAAGAATTAAGAGAGAGAACCGGAGCAGGAATGATGGACTGCAAAAGAGCTTTGAGTAGCGCTGACGGCGACATGGAAAAAGCCATCGAAATTTTAAGGGAAAAAGGTCTTGCTGCTGCTGCCAAAAAATCCGGCAGGGTGGCATCAGAAGGTCTTGTTGAAACATATATTTCTGAAGACGGCAAATACGGCGCTGTTGTTGAAGTAAACTGTGAAACTGATTTCGTTGGAAAAAATCAGGACTTTATCGATTTTGTAAAGAATGTAGCTAAACAGGCTGCACTATCAAAAGCTAAAGATGTGGAAGAGCTTTTGAGTGAAAAGTATATTGCAGGCGAAGGTACTGTAAAGGATATTTTAACTGAATTAATCGCTAAAATCGGCGAAAATATGAATTTAAGAAGATTTGAAAGATTTGTTAAAGAAGATAAGGGCATAATAAAAGACTACATACACGGCGGCGGCAGAATCGGTGTTATGCTCCAGCTTTCATCAGACAGCGAAGCCAACTTAGATGAACTTGCAAAGGACATAGCTATGCAGATAGCTGCGGCAAATCCTCAGTATATTTCAAAAGATGAAGTAACTGAAGACGTAGTTGAAAAAGAAAGAGAAATTTACAAGGTTCAGGCCATGAATGAAGGCAAGCCCGAGAACATTGCCGAAAAAATGGTTATAGGAAGACTTCAGAAATTCTTTAAAGAAGTATGCCTTATTGAACAATTATGGATAAGAGATCAGGACTACACAATAGGCAAATTGGTTGAAGAGAAATCAAAACAGTCCAGTTCAAAAATTACTATTAAAAAGTTTGCAAGATTTGAAAAAGGTGAAGGTATAGAAAAGAAAAGTGAAGATTTTGCAGCTGAGGTTCAGGCACAGATTAATCGTTCCTGA
- the ispG gene encoding flavodoxin-dependent (E)-4-hydroxy-3-methylbut-2-enyl-diphosphate synthase: protein MQRKNTRQVKAGNVYIGDNNKIAIQSMCNTDTRDVKKTVEQIKRLEDIGCEIIRVAVPDTEAALAIKGIKKRIKIPLVADIHFDYRLALLSMENGVDKLRINPGNIGSIDRVKTVVEMAKDKNIPIRIGVNSGSLEKDMLLKYGGVTSQALVESALKHVDILEKCSFYDTVISIKSSNVMTMIDSYRLISQRTDYPLHLGVTEAGTLMSGTIKSSVGIGALLSEGIGDTIRVSLTGDPADEVKVGRQILKALGLLRGGIEVISCPTCGRTSIDLIKIATEVEEKITDMDKNLKVAIMGCAVNGPGEAREADIGIAGGQGECLLFKKGEIIRKIPERDIIRELIDEIKSM from the coding sequence ATGCAAAGAAAAAACACCAGGCAGGTTAAAGCAGGAAATGTTTATATAGGAGACAATAACAAAATTGCCATTCAGTCCATGTGCAACACCGATACAAGGGATGTTAAAAAGACCGTAGAGCAGATAAAAAGGTTAGAGGATATAGGCTGCGAAATAATTAGGGTAGCGGTACCTGATACCGAAGCTGCTCTGGCTATAAAAGGCATTAAGAAAAGAATAAAAATTCCCCTTGTCGCTGATATACATTTTGACTATCGTTTAGCTCTTTTATCCATGGAAAATGGGGTGGATAAATTAAGGATTAATCCAGGCAATATAGGAAGCATAGACAGAGTAAAGACTGTCGTTGAAATGGCAAAGGATAAAAACATTCCTATAAGAATAGGTGTAAATTCTGGCTCCTTGGAAAAGGATATGCTTTTAAAATACGGAGGAGTTACGTCACAAGCTCTTGTTGAAAGTGCCTTGAAACATGTTGATATCCTTGAAAAATGCAGCTTTTATGATACTGTTATTTCCATAAAATCTTCAAATGTGATGACAATGATAGATTCTTACCGTTTGATTTCACAAAGAACAGATTATCCTCTTCATTTAGGCGTTACCGAAGCCGGCACGCTGATGTCCGGAACCATTAAATCTTCCGTAGGCATAGGCGCTCTTCTGTCAGAGGGAATAGGAGATACTATAAGGGTGTCCTTAACGGGGGACCCGGCAGATGAAGTAAAGGTAGGCCGTCAGATTTTAAAAGCCCTAGGTTTATTAAGGGGCGGAATAGAAGTAATATCCTGCCCTACTTGCGGAAGGACAAGCATTGACCTTATAAAAATAGCCACTGAAGTTGAAGAGAAGATAACGGATATGGATAAAAATTTAAAGGTGGCCATTATGGGCTGTGCCGTAAACGGGCCGGGAGAAGCCAGGGAGGCCGACATTGGAATTGCAGGAGGCCAGGGAGAATGCTTGCTGTTTAAAAAAGGAGAGATAATAAGAAAAATTCCTGAAAGAGACATCATAAGGGAGCTTATCGACGAAATCAAGAGCATGTAG
- the rseP gene encoding RIP metalloprotease RseP: MITLLAVVFVFGLLIMGHEFGHFIMAKLNNIKVLEFAFGMGPRLFKFDGKETAYSLRIFPIGGYVKMLGEEEEVNDPRSFSSKKTLAKMSVIAAGPIMNIIIAVVIFAIISMTSGYVKPIVSKLVDEYPAAKNAGILPGDRIIRVNGQKISTYEDYLVFVYENGGKPFNIVIDRNGDQKSFELNPIWNAEEERYMIGIEATIGRANILEALNYGVNNTWSFVKQIGGFFKNLIMGKASTEDVSGPVGIIKFAGDAARQGFNSLLVFTAFLSINLAIMNLIPFPALDGGWLFILVIEGLRRRRLDANKIGVVNFIGFAFLMILTVLITFRDFLRLSIF; the protein is encoded by the coding sequence ATGATAACTCTGTTAGCAGTTGTATTTGTATTCGGCCTGCTGATAATGGGGCATGAATTTGGTCATTTTATAATGGCTAAGCTTAATAATATAAAAGTTCTGGAATTTGCCTTTGGCATGGGACCCAGGTTATTTAAATTTGACGGTAAAGAGACGGCATATTCATTAAGGATTTTTCCAATCGGCGGTTATGTCAAGATGCTGGGTGAAGAAGAAGAGGTTAATGATCCAAGGTCTTTCAGCAGCAAAAAAACCCTTGCAAAAATGTCGGTAATTGCAGCGGGACCCATTATGAATATAATCATTGCCGTTGTGATATTTGCCATAATTTCCATGACTTCCGGCTATGTAAAACCCATAGTTTCTAAATTGGTGGATGAGTATCCTGCCGCTAAAAATGCGGGTATACTTCCTGGAGACAGGATTATCAGGGTAAACGGCCAGAAAATATCGACCTATGAGGATTACCTGGTTTTTGTATATGAAAACGGCGGCAAGCCTTTCAATATCGTTATTGACAGGAACGGAGACCAAAAAAGCTTTGAGCTTAATCCAATATGGAATGCCGAGGAAGAAAGATACATGATAGGTATTGAAGCAACTATAGGCAGAGCCAATATTTTGGAAGCCCTGAACTATGGAGTCAACAATACCTGGTCCTTTGTAAAGCAAATAGGCGGCTTCTTTAAGAATCTTATTATGGGAAAGGCTTCGACGGAAGATGTAAGCGGTCCCGTAGGAATCATCAAATTTGCGGGAGATGCGGCAAGGCAGGGCTTTAACAGTCTTCTTGTATTCACTGCCTTTTTAAGCATAAATTTAGCCATAATGAACCTCATACCCTTCCCGGCCTTAGACGGAGGATGGCTGTTTATTTTAGTCATTGAAGGTTTAAGAAGAAGAAGGTTAGATGCAAATAAAATAGGAGTGGTAAACTTCATTGGTTTTGCATTCCTCATGATTTTAACGGTATTGATTACCTTCAGGGATTTTCTAAGATTAAGCATATTTTAA
- a CDS encoding phosphatidate cytidylyltransferase, which translates to MLLKRILSAVIALPILFAAVLINVNIFFVALLIVTGIALYEYFNAVCSSNIKPMKVIGISGGLVMVLLLYNSQTRVFAVPYITILTLILLSIPVFSKKYNFWGAGATIVGILYISLFFGYLYLIRAIQGIGVYLIWFVFICSWVTDTSAYFSGMFFGKNKLAPDISPKKTIEGAIGGVVGSCIVCVLYGVFLNMQNIIDIPIFSIIIMGIIGSIISQIGDLAASAIKRNVGIKDYGHIMPGHGGVLDRFDSILFLAPVIYYYIRYVFY; encoded by the coding sequence ATGCTCTTAAAAAGAATACTAAGCGCTGTCATAGCTCTGCCAATACTTTTCGCAGCAGTGCTAATAAACGTAAATATATTCTTTGTAGCCTTATTAATAGTAACGGGTATAGCTTTATATGAATATTTCAACGCCGTATGCAGCAGCAATATAAAACCTATGAAAGTTATAGGAATTTCCGGCGGACTTGTTATGGTCCTACTTCTTTATAACAGCCAGACAAGAGTATTTGCCGTACCTTATATTACCATATTAACTTTAATTCTTTTGTCCATACCCGTTTTCTCAAAAAAATATAATTTTTGGGGAGCAGGAGCTACGATAGTAGGGATATTATATATATCCTTGTTTTTCGGATACCTGTATCTTATAAGGGCAATACAAGGCATCGGTGTATATTTAATATGGTTTGTTTTCATTTGCTCATGGGTAACGGACACTTCTGCATATTTTTCAGGGATGTTCTTTGGCAAAAACAAACTGGCCCCTGATATAAGCCCCAAAAAGACAATAGAAGGAGCCATAGGAGGAGTGGTTGGAAGCTGTATTGTATGTGTATTATACGGAGTATTTTTGAATATGCAGAATATAATTGATATCCCAATTTTCAGTATCATCATAATGGGCATAATAGGCAGTATTATATCTCAGATTGGTGATTTGGCAGCTTCAGCCATAAAAAGGAATGTGGGTATAAAAGATTACGGCCATATTATGCCTGGCCACGGCGGTGTCCTTGACAGGTTTGATAGCATACTTTTCCTGGCACCGGTAATATATTATTATATAAGGTATGTTTTCTACTGA